One genomic window of Mauremys mutica isolate MM-2020 ecotype Southern chromosome 5, ASM2049712v1, whole genome shotgun sequence includes the following:
- the LBX2 gene encoding transcription factor LBX2, with the protein MTSAKEGKAAAPLLYPAGQERRRSPLDQLPPPANSNKPLTPFSIEDILSKPSVRKAPAGPGAPSPRLLDKAAGSGAPRGGVPAPSSPLCALEELASKTFQGLEVNVLQAAEGRDPLGAFGPRPASKKRRKSRTAFTNHQLYELEKRFLYQKYLAPADRDHLAQQLGLSNAQVITWFQNRRAKLKRDLEEMKADVESLKKLPPAALESLAGLGEPPGPEPCSEEEIEVDD; encoded by the exons ATGACCTCCGCCAAGGAAGGGAAGGCGGCGGCCCCCCTCTTGTATCCCGCCGGCCAGGAGAGGCGGAGGAGCCCGCTGGACCAGCTGCCGCCCCCGGCCAACTCCAACAAGCCGCTGACCCCGTTCAGCATCGAGGACATCCTGAGCAAGCCGTCGGTGCGGAAAGCGCCCGCCGGGCCCGGCGCCCCCTCGCCCCGGCTGCTGGACAAAGCGGCCGGCTCCGGAGCGCCCCGGGGCGGCGTGCCCGCCCCGTCCTCCCCGCTCTGCGCCCTGGAGGAGCTGGCCAGCAAAACTTTCCAGGGGCTGGAGGTGAACGTGCTGCAGGCTGCGGAAG GTCGCGACCCGCTGGGCGCCTTCGGGCCGCGGCCGGCCAGCAAGAAGCGGCGGAAGTCGCGCACGGCCTTCACCAACCACCAGCTCTACGAGCTGGAGAAGCGCTTCCTCTACCAGAAGTACCTGGCGCCGGCCGACCGCGACCACCTGGCGCAGCAGCTGGGCCTGAGCAACGCGCAGGTCATCACCTGGTTCCAGAACCGCCGCGCCAAGCTCAAGCGGGACCTGGAGGAGATGAAGGCCGACGTGGAGTCGCTCAAGAAGCTGCCGCCGGCCGCCCTGGAGAGCCTGGCGGGCCTGGGCGAGCCCCCGGGCCCCGAGCCCTGCTCCGAGGAGGAGATCGAGGTGGACGACTAG